A genomic stretch from Methanocaldococcus sp. includes:
- a CDS encoding 2TM domain-containing protein, whose protein sequence is MMINEIPLEVYKKVYREIIKEKKKRKFLIHLIIYIIVNAMFIVDNLLYTPDEIWFIYPLIFWGFALLIHYLYGVHWVDNILKDIEARAEYRAREILKNNIHQN, encoded by the coding sequence ATGATGATTAATGAAATACCTTTGGAGGTCTATAAAAAAGTTTATAGAGAAATAATAAAAGAAAAAAAGAAAAGGAAATTTTTAATTCATTTAATAATCTACATAATTGTTAATGCAATGTTTATAGTTGATAACCTTCTATACACTCCTGATGAAATTTGGTTCATATATCCTCTTATATTTTGGGGGTTTGCTCTATTAATACACTACCTATATGGTGTTCATTGGGTAGATAATATTCTTAAAGATATAGAAGCAAGAGCAGAATATAGAGCAAGAGAAATTTTAAAAAATAATATACATCAAAATTAA